Proteins found in one Streptomyces sp. NBC_00461 genomic segment:
- a CDS encoding vWA domain-containing protein → MASRPVHFIWLLDCSGSMSVNGKIAELNFAIREAIPEMQSAARSNPGATLLVRAVSFASGASWHINDPTPVDQFTWEDLHTYGGTDMGAAFRLAAGALQTPPMPQRALPPVLALVSDGQPTDDWRSGLRSIDDTPWGKRAVRVALAIGDDADKSMLKEFLANPELEPLQAKNPRQLAAAIRWMSTAVKAASTPKTDGGGPVQAPPPVALGKDEDEDPIW, encoded by the coding sequence ATGGCGAGCCGCCCCGTCCATTTCATCTGGCTGCTGGACTGCTCCGGCTCGATGAGCGTGAACGGAAAGATCGCCGAGCTGAACTTCGCCATCCGCGAGGCGATCCCGGAGATGCAGTCGGCCGCCCGGTCCAATCCCGGAGCCACCCTGCTCGTCCGTGCCGTCTCCTTCGCCAGCGGAGCCAGCTGGCACATCAACGACCCGACCCCGGTGGACCAGTTCACCTGGGAGGACCTGCACACCTACGGCGGCACCGACATGGGCGCCGCGTTCCGGCTGGCGGCCGGCGCGCTGCAGACGCCGCCCATGCCGCAGCGCGCCCTGCCCCCGGTCCTCGCGCTGGTCTCCGACGGCCAGCCCACCGACGACTGGCGCTCGGGGCTGCGCTCCATCGACGACACGCCCTGGGGCAAGCGGGCGGTGCGCGTCGCCCTCGCCATCGGCGACGACGCCGACAAGAGCATGCTCAAGGAGTTCCTCGCCAACCCGGAGCTGGAGCCGCTGCAGGCGAAGAACCCGCGCCAGCTGGCCGCCGCCATCCGCTGGATGTCCACCGCCGTGAAGGCCGCCTCCACGCCCAAGACCGACGGCGGCGGCCCGGTCCAGGCCCCGCCGCCCGTCGCCCTGGGCAAGGACGAGGACGAAGACCCCATCTGGTGA
- a CDS encoding protein phosphatase 2C domain-containing protein, translating to MTGVVAPAAERWELLKGEVKGAAKKYSQDRCAARHVAGGRAVVLAVADGHGSAPHFRSDLGARWAIDEFTVCAQEFAAAAVRYDDEAEQYDGHSPWWNALAELRAEARRLPQLVAHRWYERATLHDCNSPAHGAPRHTSKGPDLTAYGTTLVGAVLTRRLLVCWQLGDGDVVVLDAAGTPYTPLYTGPDLGDETDSLCAPESWNRARCHWQPLTSEGPSGVLLSTDGLSKSFTDHQGFLDFAAGVQGRAHELGMPAVRSRLTEWLSHAAQYSGDDTTLVGAFEAAGSTAPRRNDAPHT from the coding sequence GTGACCGGCGTCGTGGCACCGGCCGCCGAGCGGTGGGAACTGCTCAAGGGCGAGGTGAAAGGCGCGGCGAAGAAGTACAGCCAGGACCGCTGCGCCGCACGGCACGTGGCCGGCGGCCGCGCCGTCGTGCTCGCCGTCGCCGACGGACACGGCTCGGCACCCCACTTCCGCAGTGACCTCGGCGCCCGCTGGGCCATCGATGAATTCACCGTCTGCGCACAGGAGTTCGCGGCCGCCGCGGTGCGCTACGACGACGAGGCCGAACAGTACGACGGCCACAGCCCGTGGTGGAACGCCCTCGCGGAACTGCGCGCCGAGGCCCGGCGGCTGCCCCAACTGGTCGCCCACCGCTGGTACGAGCGCGCCACCCTGCACGACTGCAACTCCCCGGCGCACGGCGCGCCCCGGCACACGTCCAAGGGCCCCGACCTCACCGCCTACGGCACCACCCTCGTCGGCGCCGTACTCACCCGGCGCCTGCTGGTGTGCTGGCAACTGGGCGACGGCGATGTCGTCGTCCTGGACGCGGCCGGGACGCCGTACACCCCCCTCTACACGGGCCCCGACCTCGGCGACGAGACGGACTCCCTGTGCGCGCCCGAGTCCTGGAACCGCGCCCGCTGCCACTGGCAGCCGCTGACCAGCGAGGGCCCCTCGGGGGTGCTGCTGTCCACGGACGGGCTGTCCAAGAGCTTCACCGACCACCAGGGCTTCCTCGACTTCGCGGCCGGCGTGCAGGGCCGCGCCCACGAGCTGGGGATGCCCGCGGTGCGCAGCCGGCTGACGGAGTGGCTGAGCCACGCCGCCCAGTACTCCGGCGACGACACGACACTCGTGGGCGCCTTCGAGGCCGCAGGCTCCACCGCGCCCCGGCGCAACGACGCGCCACACACGTGA